TCTGATTTCCCCTTGATTAAATACTGTGATTTTAAATGTAATCTCGTCACCTATATTATATTTAGCTTTTGGATTCACTATAGTTTTTCTGAGAGCAAGGTCATACTTTTTATCAACAGGTGGTTTTTTAACTACTACACTTTGTTTACAACTTTGTGAAGTAAGTTTATTATTTACAAAACATTGAAATTCATAGTTTCACTCGCTAGTAAGTTGACTACTTCAAGATTTAGAATTAAAAGTATTCACCGTATTTCCATCTTTTTTAAGTACAACTTTGTATGTACTGGCTGATGTACCAGAACAATTAAACGAAGTTGTTACACCAGGAGTTCCAGAGTTTGGAGATACTGAAAGACTATCACACGACGGAGCTGGAGGAGTAGGTTTTACCACTACATCCTCTTTACATGCATTAGAAGTGATTGTATTATTTACAAAACATTGTACTTGGTAGTTTCCACTATTTCCAAAACTATAAGAAGCTGACTGAGAGTTAAAAGTTTTAACTGTATTCCCATTTTGTGTTACTTTAATTGTATAGTTACTTGCATTCGTACCACTACAATTTATGTTCGTGTTTAGAGGAGCATATCCAGTATTTGGTTTTACCGTAATATTATTACAGGTAGACGGTGTCGGTTTTGTAATTGGTTGACATGTATTACTACACCCACCTGATCCAAATCCAACTTTGTTTACATCGTTAGGATCACACGTTTCATACACTTTTTCTCCGTGTATATCATCCATATAATTATCTCTTACACCATCACCACACCAAGTAATTTCGTATGGTTGATATTCACTATGCCAACCTCTATCTATCCAATTACTTCATACTTTTTCATACTGCCAAACATTATAGATAACTGATAAATTATCTTTTTTTCTTTGAACAGGAACTGCTTGCACATAATAGAAGTCCGGATTAGATTGAAGAATCTTTACAGACGTTTTAGCAGGGACATATCCCTTCATTGCATCAATAGCTGCAGTTGATTGAAATCAAGGATTAGCTCATTTATTGTAATCTCCTGGTTCTATTATTTTTGCTTTCGTTTCTCTTAAATAATATTCATTTGTAGAATTATTATGATAAATGTCACCAAAATAATAAGCTTTTCCATACCGTAATTTAATAGATGGAAATGTTTGATCATAAGAAGCAGCTGAAACATAGTTTACACTTCCTATTAAAAGAAATGCTATGATCAATATTCTTAAGATTTTATAAAAACCTTTCATAGGAATATATTTATTCAAATAAATTTGGAGCTCCTCTATCGAGTCCTTCAATATACGATTCAGATACTTCTTGTTCATTTGGCTCTACTATTTCTGGAATTTCAGAAACTTCACCATATTCACTTGTAGTATTTGCATCACCTTGGTTCGTATTATTCATATCCTCTTTTTCAGTAGAACTAGAACAAGAAGAAATAAATAATAGTAATCCTATTAATAATGTTTTTTTCATTTTTGTCAAATATAAAATAATAATTTAGGTATTCTTTTTACAGAATACCTAAAAATGTTTGATTCTTTTAACCTGGAATTCCTCTATCGCCAGTACTCGTTTCAGATTCTTGGTCAACACCTCTATCGCCTGCAGTTTCAGGAGCTCCATTTCAAGAATTACTTCATCCTGCAGAATCGGTAGTAGGAGTAGTACTTGTGTCTCATTTTCCATCAACAGGATCTGTAGTTGGTTCTGTAGTTGGTTTATCTGGTTTGTTTGGTCTGTTTGGTTTTTCCGGTTTCCCTGGTTTATTTGGTTTATTTGGAGTAGGAGCAGGATCTGTGGTTGGTTCTGTAGTTGGTTTATCTGGTTTGTTTGGTTTATTTGGTGTTCAACCATCATTGTCTTTTGGTCTTTGTGGAGCAGGAGTATTGTCTTTTATTACTGTAGCAAAAGATACGTTCCCACAATTATGAGCGATAAACATTATCACATTCATCTCAACTTGTCATTTCTGCACTAATTCTTTAAGAGATTCCACTGTTAATCAGTTAATGTATCGAAGTTGATTATCTATATCTTTTATTTGAGCAAGATTCATATTATCAATAAATTTCAGTTTATCTGACATAGTTTCTTGAATATCCCAAGCATTTACTCAATCTATAGTCAGTGCTTCAATTGAACCTTTACTGAATCCTTCAAGTTGATTATTATTTCCTTTCGTTCTTACTGAGAATGCTGAATCAAAAGATTTGTAACCTGCAGAAAATTGAGTTCCGGCTTTGATTCTTTGTTCAACTGCATCAATAGTTGCCAGTGATTGTTGAATAAAAGAAGATGAAAGTCATTCATTTCTCAGAACATCACCCGTTCTCGTTTGAAGTCTATTTAATTCTTCTGAATATTTTCTCGCTGATTCTCGGCCTTGAGCGATTTCAACTGTATTTCTTCATCCCATTAGTGCATTTGAAATAAAATCAAGTACTCGAGTTTGTTCAATAGGAGATCTTGCCTGAGCAATAGTATTGTACAATTCCACTGGAACTTTGTTTCTAAGCGCTACAAGAATAGCAGTATGAGCTTGAGCTATGGCTTGAGGATTTCTACTTTGTTTTGCATTCGTGATTTGTTCTCAAATTGCATTTAGTTCAGTATTTCTTGCATCGATAAATTTATCAATACCTGATAGATTTGTTGGTACTTCACCACCTCTTTTGAAAAAATCACCAAGTTTTTGAAATACATTTCTTGATTGTGATTGAGTTTCGTTGGTATTTGAAACAGAAGATTTAGTAGTCATAAATGATTTCATGGTTGCACCATTCATATCCATTCTTCCATCACCTGATTGACCAAGTTTTTCTTGTTGGTATTTTTTGAGCGCTCATTCAGTACCTGGACCAAATGAACCATCAATACCATTCGTATCATATCCCATATTCGTAAGCAGATTTTGCAGTACTACTACATCATCACCACTCATTCCTCTTTTCAGAGTTCTACCGAATTGAACATTAACAGCTTCACTTGAAGCTTCTTGACCTCGTAAGTTTGTAGCATCAAGTGGAAGGTTATCATTAGCTTGAACTTGAGTTGCTTCTTCTTTTTGAGCAGTAGATTGAGCATTAAGAGCAGTAATAGTTCCAGGACCTGCTTTCCCATCAACGTCGTTTCAAGTAAAACCTAAACTCATTTGTAAGCTCGCAATATTTTGAGCAAAACTTTCCCAAGAACCATCATAATTAAGTCCTTTATTTTTCATAACTTGAACCAAGTTGTTTACATTTTCTTGTGAACATCTCCCAGAAGAATAGTAATTTACAGCACTTGGAACTTTATTTGGAGAAAGAGCTCCTGTTGATTGCTCAATATTTCTACTATTCTCGTTATGTGCAGTACTAGCAGATTGAGTTACAATAGCTTGTGCTTTTTCTTTTTGTTCAAAGATTATTCTACCTGCTTCGCTAAATCTCTTAAGGTTTTCTTCACCTAAATCATTTTGAACTCTTAGTTTTTGAGCATCAGTCAATTTATTAAACTCATCTCAAGTAAGCATACCATCTTCATTTGTGTCGGCAGCTCGTAAGTTTCACATTTCTAAAGAAGCATTTATACACATCATAAAGAGTGTTCTATAGTTTTGTATAAGTGTAAACATAAGTAAATATGTTATAAAATAATATGTATTTGTATTTCTGTGGAATCAAATAAACATATTAATAGTACCATACTTATATTTCTTATGACAAAAAAATGAGCTTGACGATAATTAATTCTTAGGTTAATATTTCAAATACAAAAAAATCTCTCAATAATTGAGAGATTTTATATAAGAAAAATTATTATGCTTTTCTTCTGAATTTAAGGAATCCAAATCCTAGTAATAGAGCAGCAAGAGCAAGAAGAACATGCTCAGGACCTGTTTTAGGTAACTCAGTTGGTGGAGTTGGAGTTGTAGGTGGAGTTGGAGTAACTGGAGTTTCTCCTTCAGCTGAAGTAAAGAGTACACATTCTCGAGTAATATCAGCATCTACAGTAAGTTCACCACCTTCTTGAACTTGGTGAGTAGCAATATCATATGCAATAATACCTACGTTTTCTCCGGCAGCAGCTGGGTTAGAAGATAGTTGGTAAGCGCTTCCAAGAGTTGATTCTATCCATGTTACTTCTGATCCTGCAGTAAGAGCATATCCAAGTTGTTCTTCGTCGTATAGAGCATCAAGATCAACAGTATA
This sequence is a window from Candidatus Gracilibacteria bacterium. Protein-coding genes within it:
- a CDS encoding LPXTG cell wall anchor domain-containing protein; this translates as MNTLAKILAPVLVLVYTVTSSYAAYEVASCDSNPDFTANSCNECFIGGTVTQGDNKGLLTDVWKNTSDASQVLFKEEQELPQIIGLNGATWTEVKASESVDFWQYTVDLDALYDEEQLGYALTAGSEVTWIESTLGSAYQLSSNPAAAGENVGIIAYDIATHQVQEGGELTVDADITRECVLFTSAEGETPVTPTPPTTPTPPTELPKTGPEHVLLALAALLLGFGFLKFRRKA